The Haloferax volcanii DS2 genome contains a region encoding:
- a CDS encoding helicase-related protein — MSRDVPGRDAPRYTRPPNDAYEPDSNVEYVRRQLVNNVLTADLEDRITGRGEQHEVLYGARPQDQFFAGALPSQFKYREAKANEESYGNVAKQVSPFKVGVTFRLPRHISDDVELTVRPDAFAFQRQLPTFEEQQREHNDNTDASVLDQDRETSDESENESDANAGSSQGTTDLLRTYKRLDPEWSSTSVTGEEINEQVGCDEPLTLDLDLSILYEKAYAVDRRFCERTDGVSENEASMLSDETLSSESEFENHVSAAYDGQELTPLWDARLELDVRPDDDDEFLLLTARLINTHGEEYNPDDEEYQEQNDPGYEDWRSTFFDVEVAVTVDGAPLKVFDSNEIEDKYQYDGRIFAVGENAATEPIFPAHTDKTGPNRELYSEQPANDDPVGVRTEMVPLYEQSRYLSRNPDDIAAPMDVLAGDESDESMFDCLEALAAGMEDAVADYREIKSEMVSGKSSEAAAEFDKAVAGFEADHERVLAGIECLKQDPRARRAFKYMNESFQEMGFDKWRTFQIVFILMTIPDMLKQADEAGSEVSVSWDNEILETQLDVADVVYFPTGGGKTEAYLGLVTFTAFHDRMRGKTHGMTAFTKFPLRFLSLQQLQRIANVLAKAEEIRRRENLGGDEFSVGYLVGSGNTPNTLRAGKYTNNIRKAQEDEEFQKSVKYVTTCPFCGEKEVSIDGDLEQGRIIHQCENPECDEVKRNGGEPAPLPVYVTDREIYRYTPTFVVSTIDKISIVGMQRRMRAVLFGRTSLKCAKHGYSGENRCIADTGILNEAGQCDEDDWEEVDPVDPPSLLIQDELHLLREEFGSFDSHYETLIQHLNRAFSDDTWHTKIVAATATIKGAEQQVEALYMKDTNVFPSPSPRLKQSFYAYAHPTRIQRRMLGALPRTLSRTYAIEKIHEEYARAIQEYRAAPETLYDALTQVSDEYTLEQAELPSDPTSLEAVIDDILDDYETQVSYHYSRDNTDLMKRVLRTMINVHLSDDGEPYYPLNGQLMTGQTPLEDVSSVLEILENLDELDSPADAVHMLIATSMISHGVDVDALDFIGFFGLPRNTAEYIQSYSRVGRKWPGTVFLLFDPMRTRDRSYYRHFQYHQEYQDLLVEATPLERWAEYAIKCTMPGVVCSILIQYYDEILAGKTSIRLYDGEGVQQAVTNGHLKYDEVLSLVRSAYGVDGQPSDGSESSRSGVELYRRQINARFDEIWDALIDPNNLIERQRARDPDTDESNFLTDVLRRGGQRTPMRNLRDIDDQLSIGPDTDTSLIINGYRG, encoded by the coding sequence ATGTCACGCGATGTCCCAGGACGTGACGCTCCGAGGTATACGCGGCCGCCCAATGACGCCTATGAACCGGATTCAAACGTAGAGTACGTCCGCCGCCAGCTCGTGAACAACGTCCTGACGGCGGATCTCGAAGACCGAATCACCGGCCGAGGAGAGCAACACGAGGTCTTATACGGAGCTCGTCCACAAGACCAATTCTTCGCCGGTGCGCTACCTTCGCAATTCAAATACCGAGAAGCAAAAGCAAACGAGGAATCCTACGGAAACGTTGCTAAGCAGGTCTCGCCGTTCAAAGTCGGCGTTACGTTCCGACTTCCCCGCCACATTTCTGACGATGTAGAACTCACAGTACGACCGGATGCATTCGCCTTTCAGAGACAGCTCCCGACGTTCGAGGAACAGCAGCGCGAGCACAACGACAACACCGACGCATCAGTGCTCGATCAAGATCGAGAAACCTCAGACGAGTCAGAAAACGAGTCAGATGCCAACGCCGGCAGTTCACAGGGAACGACGGATCTCTTGCGAACGTACAAGCGATTAGATCCGGAATGGTCGTCGACATCCGTCACAGGTGAGGAAATTAACGAACAGGTAGGGTGCGATGAGCCACTCACTCTGGACTTAGATCTTTCAATCCTCTACGAGAAGGCGTACGCTGTCGACCGTCGCTTCTGTGAACGTACGGACGGAGTGAGCGAAAATGAAGCGTCGATGCTCTCGGACGAGACACTATCGTCGGAGTCCGAGTTCGAGAATCATGTCTCAGCTGCGTACGACGGCCAAGAACTCACTCCTCTTTGGGACGCCCGGCTGGAGCTCGACGTTAGACCTGATGACGATGACGAGTTCCTTTTACTCACAGCCCGGTTGATTAATACTCACGGTGAAGAGTACAACCCCGACGACGAGGAGTATCAAGAACAGAACGATCCGGGTTACGAAGACTGGCGTTCGACTTTCTTCGATGTCGAAGTCGCAGTTACCGTCGACGGAGCGCCTCTGAAGGTCTTCGATTCGAACGAAATTGAAGACAAGTACCAGTACGACGGTCGAATCTTTGCCGTTGGTGAAAACGCGGCGACGGAACCGATATTTCCAGCCCATACTGACAAGACTGGACCTAATCGTGAACTGTACAGTGAACAGCCAGCGAACGACGACCCAGTCGGTGTACGAACGGAAATGGTTCCGCTGTACGAACAATCGCGCTACCTATCACGGAATCCCGACGACATCGCAGCCCCAATGGACGTTCTCGCCGGCGATGAAAGCGATGAGTCCATGTTCGACTGCTTAGAAGCGCTTGCAGCAGGCATGGAAGACGCCGTAGCTGACTATCGGGAGATCAAGTCCGAGATGGTCTCCGGGAAATCAAGCGAAGCGGCGGCGGAATTCGACAAAGCAGTTGCCGGATTTGAGGCCGACCATGAGCGAGTGTTAGCTGGTATCGAGTGTCTAAAGCAGGATCCGCGTGCGCGTCGCGCGTTCAAATACATGAACGAATCGTTCCAGGAGATGGGCTTCGATAAGTGGCGCACCTTTCAGATCGTCTTCATTCTGATGACGATTCCGGATATGCTCAAACAAGCAGACGAAGCCGGATCGGAAGTGAGCGTCTCTTGGGACAACGAAATACTCGAGACCCAGTTGGATGTCGCTGACGTCGTCTATTTCCCGACGGGTGGCGGGAAAACGGAAGCGTATCTGGGGCTCGTCACGTTCACTGCGTTTCACGACCGGATGCGTGGAAAGACTCATGGAATGACTGCCTTTACGAAGTTCCCACTTCGGTTTTTGAGTTTGCAGCAGCTCCAGCGGATCGCAAACGTCCTTGCCAAGGCAGAAGAGATCCGCCGCCGAGAAAATCTGGGCGGCGACGAGTTCTCAGTCGGATACTTGGTTGGTTCCGGCAACACCCCAAACACGCTCCGAGCTGGGAAATACACGAACAACATCCGGAAAGCACAGGAAGACGAAGAATTCCAGAAGTCGGTCAAGTACGTCACTACGTGCCCGTTCTGCGGCGAGAAGGAGGTGTCTATAGATGGGGACCTCGAACAGGGTCGCATCATACACCAGTGTGAGAATCCGGAATGTGATGAAGTCAAACGAAACGGCGGAGAGCCAGCCCCGCTTCCAGTATACGTTACTGACAGAGAGATTTACCGCTACACGCCGACGTTCGTTGTCTCGACCATCGACAAGATCTCCATCGTCGGTATGCAACGCCGTATGCGGGCCGTTCTCTTCGGACGAACGTCTCTTAAATGCGCCAAACACGGGTACTCTGGTGAGAATCGATGTATTGCTGACACCGGCATTCTAAACGAGGCTGGCCAGTGCGATGAGGACGATTGGGAAGAGGTTGACCCCGTCGACCCACCTAGCCTTCTTATTCAAGACGAGTTACACCTCCTCCGCGAAGAATTTGGTTCATTTGACTCTCACTACGAAACGCTTATTCAGCATCTGAACCGTGCGTTTTCAGACGACACGTGGCACACAAAAATAGTCGCCGCGACGGCGACTATCAAGGGTGCCGAGCAGCAGGTAGAAGCGCTATACATGAAGGACACGAACGTCTTTCCATCACCCAGTCCGCGGTTAAAGCAATCTTTCTACGCGTACGCTCACCCGACGCGCATTCAGCGACGGATGCTCGGGGCACTTCCACGGACGCTCTCTCGGACCTACGCGATCGAAAAAATCCACGAGGAGTATGCGCGTGCAATTCAAGAGTACCGCGCCGCTCCTGAGACGCTCTACGATGCACTAACGCAGGTGTCTGACGAGTACACACTGGAGCAGGCTGAACTCCCTTCAGACCCCACATCGCTTGAAGCGGTTATAGACGACATTCTTGACGACTATGAAACGCAGGTCTCGTACCACTATTCACGCGACAACACCGACCTGATGAAGCGGGTTCTTCGGACGATGATCAACGTCCATCTTTCTGACGACGGCGAACCATATTATCCCTTGAACGGCCAACTCATGACTGGTCAAACGCCCCTCGAAGACGTCAGCTCTGTCTTAGAGATCCTCGAGAATCTCGATGAACTAGATAGCCCAGCAGACGCAGTTCACATGCTCATCGCAACCTCGATGATCAGTCACGGAGTGGACGTCGATGCGTTGGACTTCATCGGTTTCTTCGGCCTTCCGCGGAACACGGCCGAGTACATTCAGTCGTATTCACGCGTTGGGCGCAAGTGGCCAGGGACTGTGTTCCTACTCTTCGATCCGATGCGGACCCGCGATCGGTCCTACTACCGTCACTTCCAGTATCATCAGGAGTATCAGGACCTCTTAGTCGAAGCGACACCCCTAGAGAGATGGGCAGAGTACGCGATTAAGTGTACGATGCCCGGGGTCGTCTGTTCAATATTGATCCAATATTACGACGAGATCCTCGCCGGCAAAACGAGCATCCGATTGTACGATGGGGAGGGAGTTCAACAGGCCGTCACCAACGGTCATCTCAAATACGACGAAGTGCTTTCGCTGGTTCGCTCTGCTTACGGCGTAGATGGACAGCCATCAGATGGCTCAGAAAGTTCACGGAGCGGCGTCGAGCTCTACCGCCGACAGATCAACGCTAGATTTGACGAGATCTGGGACGCACTAATCGACCCAAACAACCTCATCGAACGACAACGCGCAAGGGATCCAGATACCGACGAGTCGAACTTCCTTACTGACGTCTTGAGACGGGGTGGCCAACGAACACCGATGCGCAACCTTCGCGACATCGACGATCAACTATCTATCGGCCCAGACACAGACACGTCGCTCATCATCAACGGGTACCGCGGATGA